A window from Triticum aestivum cultivar Chinese Spring chromosome 6D, IWGSC CS RefSeq v2.1, whole genome shotgun sequence encodes these proteins:
- the LOC123145293 gene encoding fatty acid desaturase DES2 — protein MSSFLNDIIYMPSYTLYDHQGFLLLSLVSSIMGAGGRMTEKEREKQELLGRAGAGEIFQRAPTDKPAFTLAQIKKAIPPHCFQRSVIKSFSYVVYDLVIIASLLYAALVWIPALPAMQQLGAWPLYWAAQGCVMTGVWVLAHECGHHAFSDYLLLDNILGLVLHSCLLVPYFSWKYSHRRHHANTGSLEHDEVYVPKKKEALPWYTPYIYNNPVGRLGYIVVQLTLGWPMYLALNTSGRPYPRFVCHYDPYGPMYSELERAQVFISDAGVLAVSLALLKLASAFGFWWVVRVYGVPLLIVNAWLVVITYLAHTHPALPHYDSTEWDWLRGALATMDRDLGVLNRVFHNTTDTHVAHHLFSSIPHYHAMEATKAIKPILGEYYQLESNPLAKATWRSAKECIYVQPEDRKGVFWYSNKF, from the coding sequence ATGTCTTCGTTCTTGAATGATATTATATATATGCCTTCATACACACTGTATGATCACCAGGGCTTTCTGTTGTTGTCACTTGTCAGCAGCATCATGGGTGCCGGAGGCAGGATGACGGAGAAGGAGCGGGAGAAGCAGGAGCTGCTCGGCCGCGCCGGCGCCGGTGAGATCTTCCAGCGCGCGCCGACGGACAAGCCGGCGTTCACGCTGGCCCAGATCAAGAAGGCAATCCCGCCTCACTGCTTCCAGCGCTCGGTGATCAAGTCCTTCTCCTATGTGGTCTACGACCTCGTCATCATCGCTTCCCTCCTGTACGCCGCGCTGGTCTGGATCCCAGCACTCCCGGCCATGCAACAGCTGGGCGCCTGGCCGCTCTACTGGGCCGCGCAGGGCTGCGTCATGACCGGCGTCTGGGTGCTCGCCcacgagtgcggccaccacgcctTCTCCGACTACCTGCTGCTCGACAACATCCTCGGCCTGGTGCTCCACTCGTGCCTGCTCGTCCCCTACTTCTCGTGGAAGTacagccaccgccgccaccacgccaACACGGGCTCGCTGGAGCACGACGAGGTGTACGTCCCGAAGAAGAAGGAGGCGCTGCCGTGGTACACCCCCTACATCTACAACAACCCCGTGGGGCGTCTGGGGTACATCGTCGTGCAGCTCACCCTCGGGTGGCCGATGTACCTGGCGCTCAACACCTCCGGCCGCCCGTACCCGCGCTTCGTCTGCCACTACGACCCCTACGGCCCCATGTACAGCGAGCTGGAGCGCGCGCAGGTCTTCATCTCGGACGCCGGCGTGCTGGCCGTCTCCTTGGCCCTGTTGAAGCTCGCGTCGGCCTTCGGGTTCTGGTGGGTGGTGCGGGTCTACGGGGTGCCGCTGCTGATCGTGAACGCGTGGCTGGTGGTGATCACCTACCTGGCGCACACCCACCCGGCGCTGCCGCACTACGACTCGACGGAGTGGGACTGGCTGCGCGGGGCGCTCGCCACCATGGACCGCGACCTGGGCGTCCTCAACCGCGTGTTCCACAACACCACGGACACGCACGTTGCGCACCACCTCTTCTCCAGCATACCGCACTACCACGCCATGGAGGCCACCAAGGCGATCAAGCCCATCCTCGGCGAGTACTATCAGTTGGAATCGAACCCCCTTGCCAAGGCCACATGGCGCTCGGCCAAGGAGTGCATCTACGTCCAGCCCGAGGATCGCAAGGGAGTCTTCTGGTACAGCAACAAGTTCTAG